A DNA window from Theobroma cacao cultivar B97-61/B2 chromosome 5, Criollo_cocoa_genome_V2, whole genome shotgun sequence contains the following coding sequences:
- the LOC18598508 gene encoding LETM1 and EF-hand domain-containing protein 1, mitochondrial: MASRVISRRRSCIFSSPIRPTSLIRGFSWFEHRLSSTSEDSRGSGWLASHPYQNTDSKKVALPSVPNNELSYFLAAQFHRSNSFGISKSGYQVGNLDFVSPLGLRWFSQSARSASTATAGQPQLGSGNDGSEQQAPKKVKEASPEECDQAVEGLSTVKAKAKAKQVQDSPKSAQSIIKKVWAAFLGIGPALRTVASMSREDWAKKLRHWKDEFKSTMQHYWLGTKLLWADIRISSRLLVKLANGKGLSRRERQQLTRTTADIFRLVPFAVFIIVPFMEFLLPVFLKLFPNMLPSTFQDKMKEQEALKRRLNARIEYAKFLQDTVKEMAKEIQNSRSGDVKKTAEDLDEFMNKVRTGAGVSNDEILGFAKLFNDELTLDNISRPRLVNMCKYMGISPYGTDAYLRYMLRKRLQEIKNDDKMIQAEGVESLSEAELRQACRDRGLLGLLSVEEMRQQLRDWLDLSLNHSVPSSLLILSRAFSVSGKVRPEEAVQATLSSLPDEVVDTVGVTALPSEDSVSERRRKLEFLEMQEELIKEEEEEEEEEQAKLKESISNEKDVALKEMAASTAKEAQELAKAKTLEKHEQLCELSRALAVLASASSVSREREEFLRLVKKEIQLYNSMVEKEGTKGEEEAKKAYKAAREDSDRTAGKAIGDKVSSALIDRVDAMLQKLEKEIDDVDAKIGDHWRLLDRDYDGKVTPEEVASAAMYLKDTLGKEGIQELISNLSKDREGKILVEDMVKLGSETEDADTAEAGRS, from the exons ATGGCTTCAAGAGTTATATCGCGAAGGAGGAGCTGCATTTTTAGTTCCCCAATTCGACCCACTTCCCTGATTCGAGGCTTTTCTTGGTTTGAGCATAGGCTATCATCTACATCTGAAGACTCACGGGGATCAGGCTGGCTCGCAAGCCATCCTTATCAGAATACTGATTCTAAGAAAGTGGCTTTACCTTCGGTTCCCAACAATGAGCTGTCTTATTTTCTAGCAGCACAATTTCATAGGAGTAACTCGTTTGGAATCTCAAAATCGGGTTATCAAGTTGgaaatttagattttgtttCTCCATTGGGACTCCGATGGTTCTCACAATCTGCACGTTCTGCTTCAACAGCCACTGCTGGTCAACCCCAATTGGGCAGTGGTAATGATGGAAGTGAACAACAAGCTCCTAAAAAGGTGAAGGAAGCTTCACCTGAGGAATGTGATCAAGCAGTTGAAGGTCTGAGCACAGTGAAAGCCAAAGCAAAAGCTAAGCAGGTACAGGACTCCCCCAAAAGCGCTCAATCAATAATCAAGAAAGTATGGGCTGCATTTCTGGGCATTGGACCAGCTTTGAGAACTGTTGCTTCCATGAGCAG GGAAGACTGGGCAAAAAAGCTTCGTCATTGGAAGGATGAATTTAAATCTACAATGCAACACTATTGGTTGGGTACAAAGTTACTTTGGGCTGATATTAGGATAAGCTCAAGGTTGTTGGTAAAACTTGCTAATGGGAAGGGTCTTTCTAGAAGGGAAAGGCAACAGCTTACTAGAACCACAGCTGATATTTTTAGGCTAGTTCCTTTTGCAGTCTTTATTATAGTACCATTTATGGAATTCTTGCTACcggtatttttgaaattatttccCAACATGTTACCATCAACCTTCCAGGACAAGATGAAAGAACAG GAAGCATTAAAAAGACGGTTAAATGCAAGGATAGAATATGCAAAGTTTCTTCAAGATACAGTGAAAGAAATGGCAAAGGAAATCCAAAACTCACGGAGTGGAGATGTTAAAAAGACAGCAGAAGATCTTGATGAATTTATGAACaag GTTAGAACTGGTGCAGGTGTATccaatgatgaaattttaggCTTTGCCAAGTTATTTAATGATGAGCTTACTCTAGACAATATTAGCAG GCCTCGTTTAGTGAATATGTGCAAATATATGGGTATCAGTCCATATGGTACAGATGCATATTTACGGTATATGCTTCGGAAAAGACTGCAAGA GATTAAGAATGATGATAAGATGATTCAAGCTGAGGGTGTGGAGTCCCTTTCTGAAGCAGAGCTTCGCCAAGCCTGCAGAGATCGAGGCTTACTTGGATTACTTTCAGTGGAGGAGATGAGGCAACAG TTGCGTGATTGGCTGGATTTATCACTCAATCATTCAGTGCCCTCTTCTTTATTGATTCTCTCTAG AGCATTCTCTGTGTCTGGAAAAGTCAGACCAGAGGAGGCTGTTCAAGCTACACTATCCTCTCTGCCGGACGAGGTTGTAGATACTGTTGGGGTTACAGCTTTACCATCTGAAGATTCTGTTTCAGAAAGGAGGAGAAAGTTGGAATTCCTCGAAATGCAGGAAGAACTTATCAAG GAGGAGGAAGAGGAGGAGGAAGAGGAACAAGCCAAGTTAAAAGAATCTATTAGCAACGAAAAGGATGTGGCATTGAAAGAGATGGCTGCTTCCACAGCTAAAGAAGCACAAGAATtagcaaaagcaaaaacatTGGAGAAACACGAGCAGCTATGTGAGCTCAGCAGAGCATTAGCTGTTTTGGCTTCTGCATCT TCAGTCAGCAGGGAGCGTGAAGAGTTCTTGAGACTGGTCAAGAAAGAG ATCCAACTGTACAACAGTATGGTAGAAAAAGAGGGTACAAAAGGTGAAGAAGAAGCTAAGAAGGCATACAAAGCTGCTCGGGAGGATAGTGACCGTACTGCTGGGAAGGCAATTGGTGACAAAGTGTCCTCTGCCCTCATTGACAGG GTTGATGCTATGCTCCAAAagcttgaaaaagaaattgatgatGTTGATGCGAAGATTGGGGACCATTGGCGGTTGCTTGATAG GGATTATGATGGTAAAGTAACTCCTGAAGAGGTTGCCTCTGCTGCTATGTACCTCAAGGACACATTAGGCAAGGAGGGTATTCAGGAGCTTATTAGCAACCTCTCCAAAGATAGag AAGGAAAAATACTTGTTGAAGATATGGTCAAATTAGGCAGTGAAACGGAAGATGCTGACACTGCTGAAGCAGGAAGATCATAG